Proteins from a single region of Bactrocera neohumeralis isolate Rockhampton unplaced genomic scaffold, APGP_CSIRO_Bneo_wtdbg2-racon-allhic-juicebox.fasta_v2 cluster10, whole genome shotgun sequence:
- the LOC126765307 gene encoding piggyBac transposable element-derived protein 4-like, translating into MSLERLMNISRCLRFDSAADRDERRQRDKLAPIKKIWDQWNRQLRSYYHLQENVTIDEQLVPFRGRCSFRQYIPSKPAKYGLKIWALCDSKSKYAWSMEVYLGRARNTQPERNQGERVVLSLSEPLPRGHTITCDNFFTTYNLAVQLLRRNITLVGTVSKNKLFLPGEIVDMKEKNISESKFLFTENVTIVSYVPKQYKFVVALSSLHHSPLVDEGDRKKPEIILHYNKTKAGVDAHDQLVANYTCKRQTKRWPVALFSNIYTNIIKLKSLFVCLNALISETTGSN; encoded by the exons ATGAGCTTGGAAAGACTTATGAACATATCACGATGCCTTCGTTTTGACTCCGCTGCAGACAGGGATGAGAGAAGACAGCGTGATAAATTGGcacctataaaaaaaatttgggatcAATGGAATCGGCAGCTCAGGTCATATTATCACTTACAAGAAAATGTAACAATAGATGAGCAGTTAGTACCTTTTCGTGGTCGTTGCAGCTTCAGGCAGTACATTCCATCGAAGCCCGCAAAATACGGCTTAAAAATATGGGCTCTATGTGATTCAAAAAGCAAGTATGCCTGGAGCATGGAAGTTTATTTAGGACGGGCAAGAAATACGCAACCGGAAAGGAACCAAG gtGAACGTGTTGTTCTATCCCTATCAGAACCCCTTCCCAGAGGTCACACTATTACTTGCGATAACTTTTTTACGACGTACAATCTCGCCGTTCAGCTACTTCGCAGGAACATTACTTTAGTCGGTACTGTGAgtaaaaataagctttttttGCCAGGAGAAATTGTCGACATGAAGGAAAAGAACATTTcagaaagcaaatttttatttacggaGAATGTAACTATTGTATCGTACGTCccaaaacaatataaatttgttGTAGCATTGAGCTCCCTTCACCATTCTCCACTTGTTGATGAGGGTGACAGAAAAAAACCTGAAATAATACTTcactataataaaacaaaagctGGTGTGGATGCGCATGATCAGCTGGTTGCTAACTACACATGTAAACGTCAGACCAAACGTTGGCCAGTTGCCCTCTTTTCGAAtatctatactaatattataaagctgaagagtttgtttgtttgtttgaacgcgctaatctccgaaactactggttcgaattga